The proteins below are encoded in one region of Brassica napus cultivar Da-Ae chromosome A6, Da-Ae, whole genome shotgun sequence:
- the LOC106348430 gene encoding chloroplastic import inner membrane translocase subunit HP30-2 has translation MGKDVGGEKKKRGDGETMAVMSLMKDQQNPIHQFQVKFKEAETGFKSWLSKQKLPVEAAVVTAMGGVQGAFIGGLMGTLSPEMPQTGVDPQAMASLQQTQALVGGPLVQARNFAAITGVNAGIACVMKRIRGKEDLESAVVAAFGSGVAYSLVSAGLQGQPMNAITTAAGFSLFQGIFFKLGERFSKPTVEDPYYTRARSMLLKLGLEKYEKNFKKGLLADPTLPLLTDSALKDVSIPPGPRLLILDHIQRDPELKGKRGSRG, from the exons atgggGAAAGACGTAggaggagagaagaagaagcgcGGAGACGGAGAAACAATGGCCGTGATGAGCCTCATGAAGGACCAGCAGAATCCAATCCACCAGTTTCAGGTCAAGTTCAAGGAGGCCGAGACTGGCTTCAAGTCGTGGCTCTCCAAACAGAAGCTGCCGGTGGAAGCCGCCGTCGTCACGGCGATGGGAGGCGTTCAGGGAGCTTTTATTGGTGGGCTCATGGGAACTCTCTCCCCTGAGATGCCTCAGACGGGCGTGGACCCTCAGGCTATGGCGTCGTTGCAGCAGACTCAG GCTCTAGTGGGTGGGCCCTTGGTCCAAGCTCGGAACTTTGCGGCTATTACTGGTGTTAATGCTGGTATAGCTTGCGTTATGAAGCGGATTAGAGGCAAGGAGGATCTTGAGTCTGC TGTGGTTGCGGCGTTTGGATCTGGAGTCGCGTATTCTCTGGTGAGTGCAGGGTTACAAGGACAGCCTATGAATGCAATCACTACTGCTGCAGGTTTCTCTCTTTTTCAAGGAATTTTCTTCAAG CTGGGGGAAAGGTTCTCTAAACCAACCGTTGAAGATCCATACTATACTCGGGCGAGATCTATGCTGTTGAAACTGGGTCTTGAgaagtatgagaagaacttcaaGAAGGGTTTGCTGGCTGATCCCACTTTGCCTTTGCTCACTGATAG TGCGCTAAAAGACGTGAGCATCCCACCGGGACCAAGGCTACTGATACTAGATCACATCCAGAG GGACCCTGAGCTGAAGGGTAAACGAGGAAGCCGTGGTTGA
- the BNAANNG30680D gene encoding protein RESPONSE TO LOW SULFUR 2 — protein sequence MGKGGNLVTVAASEVEELRRKNGEMEKAVEEMRKEMLQLWRRTQVAEEAEERLCSQLAELEAESLDQARDYQSRILFLVNELSRLSSSDLASP from the coding sequence ATGGGGAAAGGAGGAAACCTTGTGACGGTGGCGGCTTCCGAGGTGGAGGAGCTACGGCGGAAGAACGGAGAGATGGAAAAAGCGGTGGAGGAAATGAGGAAAGAGATGTTGCAGCTGTGGCGGCGGACGCAGGTGGCGGAGGAGGCTGAGGAGCGTCTCTGCTCTCAGCTCGCTGAGCTTGAAGCCGAATCGCTCGACCAGGCGCGTGATTACCAGTCTCGCATCCTCTTCCTCGTGAACGAACTCTCTCGTCTCTCTTCCTCCGATTTGGCCTCGCCCTAG
- the LOC106348431 gene encoding uncharacterized protein LOC106348431 produces MGSMWWGEEAAKGAKIAVWWDMKECPIPEGYDAGRIRPSLEAAFKERGYSGPVSSITAYGDQTQTPVHILHGLLSTGVSVAHTSSESTNYILYRDIVEWRGQNPPPATMMIISNQVGGDLSWDLARLQQRSQYNLFLAYSKAPCVLSVLSTSSRWLWEKLLGDNNNNNNNRIETRSVQYKLSAMILCCKSCNFDCQSPEKFRKHLSSYKHARQESVYPTYKEVNRVTETWGRNYAAAPEYATAKILVWWNMFDCPIPEGYDARRVRPSLEEAFKKLGYSGPVSITAYGDLNHTPEHLLRGLSSTGVSLAHTILDVTYKRMYSDLLDGQKSNPTPTNIMVISDTDTHQAFSTPLVRLVQKQKHNFFLAYSSRPYKMFVLLPSAEWLWHSLLEVSEKRKQVLQKCSSESDRGGESSAMLYCKVCCGGQGPDYKNLDNLRTHLSSEEHAQEEYSITASVQLKMKNMNLSLLAQYDREHRQQWRQVKKSQNIKRIRKAFRTGFLLLDNHLRRLRARKS; encoded by the exons ATGGGATCGATGTGGTGGGGGGAGGAAGCGGCGAAGGGTGCTAAAATAGCAGTGTGGTGGGATATGAAGGAGTGTCCGATTCCGGAGGGTTACGATGCTGGTCGGATCCGACCGAGTTTAGAAGCGGCGTTCAAGGAACGAGGCTACTCTGGTCCTGTCTCCTCCATCACTGCATACGGGGACCAAACACAAACCCCTGTTCACATCCTGCATGGGCTCTTATCCACTGGAGTTTCTGTAGCACACACCAGCTCCG AAAGCACGAACTACATCTTGTATCGGGATATAGTGGAATGGCGAGGTCAGAATCCACCCCCTGCTACAATGATGATCATATCCAATCAGGTGGGAGGTGACTTGTCTTGGGATCTGGCCCGGCTACAACAACGGTCGCAATACAACCTGTTTCTAGCTTATTCGAAGGCGCCTTGCGTACTCTCAGTCCTGTCAACTTCTTCGAGGTGGTTATGGGAAAAATTACTAGgggataataataataataataataatagaattgAGACCAGAAGCGTTCAGTATAAATTATCTGCCATGATACTTTGTTGCAAATCGTGCAATTTCGATTGCCAAAGCCCTGAGAAATTCAGGAAGCATCTCTCGAGTTATAAGCATGCACGGCAA GAGTCTGTATACCCTACGTACAAAGAAGTTAACCGTGTTACGGAGACGTGGGGACGGAACTACGCTGCAGCGCCTGAATATGCGACAGCTAAAATACTGGTGTGGTGGAACATGTTTGACTGTCCTATCCCTGAGGGATATGATGCTCGTCGGGTCCGTCCGAGTTTAGAAGAGGCATTTAAGAAACTAGGCTACTCTGGTCCCGTCTCCATCACTGCCTATGGCGACTTAAACCACACCCCTGAGCACCTCCTCCGAGGGCTCTCTTCCACTGGAGTCAGTCTTGCACATACCATTCTCG ATGTCACGTACAAGCGCATGTATTCAGATTTGCTGGATGGGCAAAAGTCTAATCCTACTCCGACTAATATTATGGTCATATCTGATACAGATACACATCAGGCCTTCTCAACTCCCCTTGTCCGCCTAGTACAAAAGCAGAAACACAACTTTTTTCTGGCTTATTCATCTAGGCCTTACAAAATGTTTGTCCTGCTCCCTTCTGCCGAGTGGCTCTGGCATAGCTTACTTGAAG tttcagagaaaagaaaacaagttcTTCAGAAATGCAGTAGTGAAAGTGATAGGGGTGGTGAATCAAGCGCAATGTTGTATTGCAAAGTGTGCTGTGGTGGCCAAGGTCCTGATTACAAAAACCTTGACAATTTAAGGACGCATCTCTCTAGTGAAGAACATGCACAAGAA GAGTATAGTATTACTGCGTCTGTTCAgttaaaaatgaagaatatgaaTCTATCTCTCTTAGCCCAGTACGATCGAGAGCATCGACAGCAATGGCGACAG gtaaaaaaatctcaaaacatCAAACGTATCAGGAAAGCATTCCGGAcgggttttcttcttcttgataatCATTTACGTCGACTTAGAGCTCGAAAATCTTAA